The Prochlorococcus sp. MIT 1341 genomic interval TGTCGCCAACGCGAGCTTCGATGCCATCAACTCTGCCCTTAAGAACAGCAAGCTCAGGACCGAATTCTGAAAGAAGACGCTTGACGTCATCACTAACTTCAGTGACGCGATCAAGACATGCATTCAATAATGCAGCTGCCTCGTAACGAGTGATTGAACGGTTACCACCGAAAGTTCCACCGGGGTATCCGGCTACACAGCCGTAACGCTCGGTCAAACTTGAAAGAGCTTGGTATGCCCAATCGGTTGGATAAACGTCAGAAAATTGAGAGACGCTGGTGACCTGCTCGCCGGCTGCTGAATAATCAGACACACCGTCAATGTTGAGGTCTGCGGCTTGTGCAGCCATTGGTGCCATAAGGCCCAATGCAGCAGGAGCCACCAGCAATTGCTGGAAGAGTTTCATTTAGTTCCTCACACGGAAATAGGCGCAATACGCCTGAATATATTTTCGCGGTTAATGCTGCTTTAATCACTCCCTAATGTGACACATTTTACAACGGCAATTGGCCAAGAAAAGACACTGGTTATTGCGACAGGGATTAGCAAAAGCTAATTATTGGATTTATAACTGACAATCCTTAAATTCCAATAGCAACATTCATGTAGACCGACAGACTCAAAAAATTTAATTAACCACCCAGATTTCAATAAAATAATGTCAAGAAACTAAAGCTCCTTTATATTCCCACTTGAAAAGGTATCCCAATGCGAAGGGCACCCAATACTGATCTAGCAATAAATGCCATCCCCATTAGAGGCTTGATTGGGTTATGGATCATTGGCTTATTAGTTGGCCTAATAGGCCTTGGAGCGGTTCCCCTTAGAGACTTTGATGAAGCGATAGTAGCCAGAGTAGCCCTTGAACTTAGTCATCACAAAGGAACTGGGGCATTGCTTCCAACCCTTTGGAATGAACCGTATATAAACAAGCCCCCAGGTTTACATTGGTTAATTGCAATTCTTATAAATCTAAATAGTGTTTTAAACCCTCACGGATCGCAACCACCACCAGAGATAGTAATACGTCTTTTCCCTGCAATAATTTCGTCACTAATAATTCCAATCTGTGGATTAATTCAATGGCAATTAAAACCCGGTGAGCAATTTCCTAGTCTGGCTACATCAGCAATCTTTCTGACACTGCTACCTATCGCACGACATGGTCGGCTAGCCATGCTTGATGGGCCATGCATTACTGCAATGGCATTGATTTGGCTACTTCTTTTATCAAACAACCGTACTATAATTGATTATCTACGAATGCTTGCTATTGGAATAACAAGTAGTTTTATTTTAATGTTAAAAGCACCTCTATTAGTTCCTACTATATGTGCAGCATTGATACCAATTTTTTGGGGAAGGGAATTGAAGAAGTGGTGGAGATGGCCACTTGCTATTGTTCTATTAATAGGACTATTACCTGGCATAAGTTGGCATATTTGGCATGGAATTAGTAGAGGAGATGCTGCCTTATGGCTTTGGGGTGGAGACGGTGCTGTACGAGTTTTATTTGATCCAGGGGAAGGAAGTGATTTGGGTTGGAAGGTACCATTAATTGAAATTTTAGAAGGGGGTTGGCCTTGGCTTTTGCTCTGGCCAATTGCTATAGCTTGGGCCTGGAAATCAAAGTACACTCGCTGGGGAAAATGGACACTTGGCACTCAAATAACTTTAGCTTTAACCATCCTGCCCTTAAAAACTCAACTTCCCTGGTATAGCCACCCTCTTTGGATTCCTTTTGGCTTGCTCTGTGGCCCAATATTGTCCTGGCTAATCACAAGAGAAAATAAACATCCAATAGTTTGTAAAAAAGTCTTAGAGAAGATTCCATTGGCATGGATTTTACTCGGTTCAATTATTCTATTACTGGGCTTGATTGGTACTTTGGGGTTAGTAAAGGAACTAAAGCCTTACAGCACTCTTGCCTTAGCAGGAGGTTTAGGTTGGGCAACAGGAGGACTACTAATTTATAAGCGTTCAAAAACAAAACGTCGCTTTGGGTTCCTAGCACTCTTAGCAGGAAATATCACAGCTCTAGCATTACTAATGGGATCGTCATTGTGGCTATGGGAGCTAAATGAGAGTTGGGCAGTGCAACCAGTTGCAAAACTAATAGAAAAAACCAAAGACCATACTGTTGTAATTGCTGGTAGCGAAGAACGACCTAGTCTAAATTGGTATGCAGGGAAACAAATCAAACGACTGCAAGATGATCCAAGTGCAAAATGGATCCTCACTAAGAATCCAAAGGAATTTAAAAAGTTAAATCCTGCTAGAGATTGCTCTAGTTACATTAGTAATGAAGAATGGACATTACTTTCTTGTAATTAAGAAGCATTAACTTAAATTCTTCAAGACTCAAAGAAGTAACATCGTAATCATGCCAATGCCACCGACAATAAAACGCCTTTCGGTGGTTCTGCCCACATATAACGAAAGAGAGAATATTAGCCCTCTAATAAATAAGCTTCTTCAACTTACACAAACTTCTGACGTGGAGATAATCGTTGTTGATGATGACTCGCAAGATGGTACGGCAGAGATCGTCAAAAAAATCTCACAGGAAAATTGCAGAATTCGTCTGATTCGAAGAGTTGGACGTTCCGGACTCGCTAGCGCAATCAAAGAAGGGTTGCTTGCAGCCACTGGAGATATTGCTGCTGTAATGGACAGTGATGGCCAGCATGAACCAATTGCATTAATAAATGCATTAGCTCTTCAACAAGAGGCAAACTTAGACCTAGTTGCTGGAAGTCGTTTCCTTGAAGGTGCAGAAATCCATGGACTTAGCAAAAGGAGAACAGGAGGATCAACATTAGCCAACAATTTTGCGCGTATGAGTCTCTCAAAAAACTACCGTCAGCTGACCGATTATATGAGCGGTTGCTTTGTGATAAAACTCAAATCTTGTCTCAATATTATATACAAAGTTGATGTAAATGGATTCAAATTTCTGTATGAGATCCTTTCTGTCAGTCGTGGAAAGCTAAAGGTTGGAGAAATACCATTATCTTTTCAACCTCGCTCGTATGGGAACTCAAAATTAGATTTAGCGATTCTCTGGGATTTCTTGATATCAGTTCTGCATACTCTAACCTTAAGGCTATTACCAAGAAGGGCAATTAGTTTTGCATTAGTTGGCAGTGGCGGGGTATTGGTTCAACTTTTATCCACTGAAGTGCTTATGATAATTTTCCAACTAGCTTTTCAAAAAGCTCTACCAATTTCAGTAATTATTGCAGCTACCTCAAACTATCTAATAAATAATGCACTAACTTTTAGATCTCAAAGGCTAGTTGGCAAAAAGTTAGCAAAAGGACTTTTAAAATTTCTTCTCGTGGCTTCTTTACCTGTAATCGCAAATGTTGGTTTGGCAACAACTTTTTATAACTTAATCTCACCGAATCCAGTAATTGCTCAACTAGCAGGAATAATTGTAGTGTTTGTATGGAACTATGCAGCTTCTTCAAGGTTTGTATGGAATACTCCCTAGCGAAAGTGTTGCCCAAAATACAACCACATACAAGAAAATATAATTTTTTCCTACCAATATTAATTGGTTTTTCCCTACGTCTAATCAATTTAAATATGCCAGTCCTAGGAGTACATAGCTGGCGACAAGCAGATACTGCAGCAATGGCTAGGCACTTTGCTATTAACAATACGCCTATTTGGCTACCTCAAATTGACTGGGGCGGTGCAACAGATGGCTTAGTGGAAGCTGAATTCCCAATATACTCTTATCTATTGGCAAAGTTTTATCAATACATAGGAATAAATGAATGGATTGGTCGAGGACTTTCCGCTGTTTTCAGTTCACTAACTATTGCACTAATAATAAAGATTTGTACAAAACTTTTAGATGAGAAAAGTGCTTGGTGGGGTGGATTATTCTTCGCAATTTGTCCGATTGGTGTGTATTACGGTAGAACAGTTCAAGCCGAGTCATTACTTTTACTATTGGGTGCATTGAGTATTAAGAGTATGATGGATTGGAAATCTAATAAAAGCTTTTTGAGGCTAATAGTTAGCTGGGTTGCATATACACTTGCCTGTCTTATCAAAGTTCTACCTTTGGCATGGTTAGGCTTACCTATATTAATTATATTTATCGGCTCAGGGGATTATTCAAGAAAATTAGATCTAACTCATATTATCATATTAATCAAAGGAATGCTCAGAAAGATTGGTCCATGGCTATATCTATTAGGTTCTTTATTAATGGTTCTTTTCTGGTATTCATACTCATATAACCTTGGTAAGGTGAATGGATTAAGTTTCGGCTTCTGGGGTGAAAGCTCTGATAGAAGTAGTCTAAAGCTTCTAATAGATGCAGGGATATGGTCAAATCTTATTCTAAGGGTAACTCTCAGAAATCTTTCGATTTTTGGTCTTCCTCTCCTGATAATTGGCATTATAAAATCCTTTAAAACTGAAGGAGGAAAAATCTTGTTTTCTGGATTAACTGGTGTCTTTATTTGTACATTATTTGCACTCCGAGCTAGTGCAACCCATGAATACTATCAATTACCACTTCAACTATTCTTCTGCCCGCTAATGGGGAAAGGATTTGCAGAATTCCTAAACTTAACTCAATCATCTTTAAAGCATTGGAATCTTATTATTATTTCACTACTTATTACGACTAGCCTTATAATTCTTTCCCTAGATTATTGGTCTTTAGAGCAACGCCAGAATAGAGTCTGGATGCCTTTAGCAAAGGAAATACGTGCAAAAGTTCCAGAAAATAATTTGATAATTAGTGTTACTGGAGCCGATCCAACACTGCTTAATTTAGCACGTAGACAAGGATGGATACTATCTGTAAAAGATGTCACAAAGCAGTATCTACAATTATTATCAGAGCAAGGTGCAAAATATATCGTGGGAAGCCTCAACTGGGAAGAGACTCACATACCTCTTAATGAAAAGAAAATCAAGAAAGATATAGAGGAATTATTATGTATAAATAATGGCCAAGCTAATTGTATCGAAAGCAATAATTTAACTTATATATTTAACCTTAAGGAAGTACTTCAATGAAGATAAATATCTTACCAAATTCCAATAAGCCATCTTCAAAAATTGTTCTTCTTTGGATAATTTGTTTCTCTATTGTAATTTTTACACTGCAAACATGGAGGATATTTAGTCTTAATGCAACTTATGATCAAGGTCTTTTCCTCCAAGAAATCTGGAATACGTTACAGGGAAGGCCATTTGAAAGCACATTAGCTTCAGAACTTTCTTCACCAGTTAAATTCGAAGGTGAGCTTCCCGAGCTTGGATATAGACATTTAGCTCAACATTTCACCCCTCTTCTAGCTATCTGGGCTCCTTTGGTAGGGCTTATAGGAATCTGGTCTCTCCCCTTTATTCAAGTCGCAGTAATTGCTTCCGCAGGATGGGTGTTATTCCTTTTAGGTAAAGAATACCTGCCAGAGCAACTTGCTGGTTGGATTGCTTGTAGCTTTTTCACAACTGGAACAGTTCTAGGTCCATCACTTGAAAATTTTCACGATCTTTGCATCATTCCATTACTTGTCTTTAGTTTAATTCTAGGGATAAGTAGGGAACAAAAGCTTTTATATTTTATCCCAGCACTTCTACTTCCCCTTGTAAGAGAAGATGTTGGATTAATGACATTTAGTATTGGTATTTGGATGGTTTTTCGAAAACCTAATTGGAGAGTGTGGGGAATAGGCCTGTGCATATATGCTTTAACTGCTGTACTTATAATTACAAATCAAATCATGCCTTTATTTGGCTCTGAACTATCAACAAGGTTTATCCAAGAGAGATTTGGTCAGTATCTAAATGGAGAGACAGGCGGGACAATAGATGTTCTAATTAGTATGGCTAAACAGCCCGGCTTATTGCTAAAAGAGCTAATTTCACCTATAGGAAGTACAGTTAGGCTTTTCGTAACACTATTTCTTCCGTTAGCTTTTATACCTTTGTTATCAATAGATGTTTGGTTTCTCATAGCGGTTCCGCTCTTTGTTGCACTTAGTTCACAAGGTGGAAATGCAATGTCTGTGCATCTCCGATTTATGCTTTACCTAGTCCCTGGTGTCTTTGCAGGTTCAATTTTTTGGTGGAGTAAAAAGCATCATTTATTTCAGGTGAAAAGATATCAAAGCATATGGAAAATTTGTATGGTGATAGGCATATTTTTCACCTTAACTGGAAACCCACATCGTTCACTATCAGTCATAATACCGGATAGTATTGATCCTTGGGTACATATACCAATTCATAAACAATTGATACGCGGAGTTAATGCACAAAATCTTTTTTCTTTAATTCCACCCGACTCATCTGTGGCTGCAGAAACACATCTAATACCTCAACTTTCTGAAAGACGAATTCTTCTTCGCTTCCCAGAAAACTATATGTATAAAGACTTAAACGGAAAAAGAAAAGAAGTGGATTATATCATCAGCCAACCAGCTTATAATGCAGACTATTCTTCTGCGTTTAGACATCATAGAATTTGGGTCCTAAGAAGCAATCAAACTCTAGAAAAGCTAGTCAATTCTAAAGCATATGGTGTCTACTATTGCGACCCATATTCAATTATTCTGAGAAAAGATTTACAATCTCTAGCTAAAGATAAGAAGTGCATGGCAACCCAGTTAAAAAAAACAATGCGCAAGTCACTTCAATAAGTTTAAATGTCAAAAATTAAAATAAGAAAAGAACTCAACTAATAGGCTTAAAACAAAAAATATATCAGGTTTTCACTTATTTCTGAAGCAAGCTGCCGAATAGAAAGGAACCTAATGCAAAATGGAGTGTTGAAACTATAATTAATGGACATATGCCAAAATCAGTATGTCAACTAATTCAGAAACTTAATCTCTTTTAATTGAATTCTCCTCAAACCATCTCATCAAAAACCTAAATCATAAGGCCTAAACAATTTGATAGAAACACTAAAACCACGAATCAGACTAACTACAGTCTGTACAGCAATTTTCCTATTATTCTGGATACTTTCCTCCACTAGACATTGGCTTCTACAAAGCAATGCATATGACTTAGGGCTCTTCGACCAATGGATATGGCTGATTAGTAAAAGACTACCTCCTTATTCCTCTATGGAAGGAGTTCATGTACTTGCTGATCATGGAGCATTATCGCTCTATATAGCAGCTATACCTTATCGAATTTTTTCCAGTGTTCACTGGCTCCTAGCAAGTCAAGCTGCGGCACTTAGCTTTACTGCCATACCTTTGTGGTGGCTTTCCGAGAAGGCAGGACTTAGCAGAAAGCTCTGTTGGCTTGCATGTGGCCTCTGGTGGCTTCAACCTGTTGTATTTAATGTAAATCTTTTTGATTTCCACCCTGAAGTTTGGGCAATGCCAGCTCTTGCAATCAGCTTCTGGTGTAGTCGGAACGAAAAATTTTGGCTTTGGCTCCTCTCATTATTCTTTCTACTTAGTTGCAGGGATGGTTTAGTACTAATCATTCTTGGAATTGGAATAGAACAGATTTTAAGGAAAAGATGGCAATGGGGAATTACAGCTATCGGGATTTCTTTCGGCTGGCTAATTATTTTAAATAATTTGCTATACCCATTTCTAACAAAAAATAATTCGGGTCCTAAAGCTATTGGAACTCTCTTTTCCTATCTCGGAAACAGTCTGGAGGAGGTTGTAATTAATCTATTAACCAAGCCAAATCTGCTTATTCAAAACGTAAATTGGCTAGATGGAAT includes:
- a CDS encoding 4-amino-4-deoxy-L-arabinose transferase; this encodes MRRAPNTDLAINAIPIRGLIGLWIIGLLVGLIGLGAVPLRDFDEAIVARVALELSHHKGTGALLPTLWNEPYINKPPGLHWLIAILINLNSVLNPHGSQPPPEIVIRLFPAIISSLIIPICGLIQWQLKPGEQFPSLATSAIFLTLLPIARHGRLAMLDGPCITAMALIWLLLLSNNRTIIDYLRMLAIGITSSFILMLKAPLLVPTICAALIPIFWGRELKKWWRWPLAIVLLIGLLPGISWHIWHGISRGDAALWLWGGDGAVRVLFDPGEGSDLGWKVPLIEILEGGWPWLLLWPIAIAWAWKSKYTRWGKWTLGTQITLALTILPLKTQLPWYSHPLWIPFGLLCGPILSWLITRENKHPIVCKKVLEKIPLAWILLGSIILLLGLIGTLGLVKELKPYSTLALAGGLGWATGGLLIYKRSKTKRRFGFLALLAGNITALALLMGSSLWLWELNESWAVQPVAKLIEKTKDHTVVIAGSEERPSLNWYAGKQIKRLQDDPSAKWILTKNPKEFKKLNPARDCSSYISNEEWTLLSCN
- a CDS encoding glycosyltransferase family 2 protein gives rise to the protein MPMPPTIKRLSVVLPTYNERENISPLINKLLQLTQTSDVEIIVVDDDSQDGTAEIVKKISQENCRIRLIRRVGRSGLASAIKEGLLAATGDIAAVMDSDGQHEPIALINALALQQEANLDLVAGSRFLEGAEIHGLSKRRTGGSTLANNFARMSLSKNYRQLTDYMSGCFVIKLKSCLNIIYKVDVNGFKFLYEILSVSRGKLKVGEIPLSFQPRSYGNSKLDLAILWDFLISVLHTLTLRLLPRRAISFALVGSGGVLVQLLSTEVLMIIFQLAFQKALPISVIIAATSNYLINNALTFRSQRLVGKKLAKGLLKFLLVASLPVIANVGLATTFYNLISPNPVIAQLAGIIVVFVWNYAASSRFVWNTP
- a CDS encoding ArnT family glycosyltransferase, coding for MEYSLAKVLPKIQPHTRKYNFFLPILIGFSLRLINLNMPVLGVHSWRQADTAAMARHFAINNTPIWLPQIDWGGATDGLVEAEFPIYSYLLAKFYQYIGINEWIGRGLSAVFSSLTIALIIKICTKLLDEKSAWWGGLFFAICPIGVYYGRTVQAESLLLLLGALSIKSMMDWKSNKSFLRLIVSWVAYTLACLIKVLPLAWLGLPILIIFIGSGDYSRKLDLTHIIILIKGMLRKIGPWLYLLGSLLMVLFWYSYSYNLGKVNGLSFGFWGESSDRSSLKLLIDAGIWSNLILRVTLRNLSIFGLPLLIIGIIKSFKTEGGKILFSGLTGVFICTLFALRASATHEYYQLPLQLFFCPLMGKGFAEFLNLTQSSLKHWNLIIISLLITTSLIILSLDYWSLEQRQNRVWMPLAKEIRAKVPENNLIISVTGADPTLLNLARRQGWILSVKDVTKQYLQLLSEQGAKYIVGSLNWEETHIPLNEKKIKKDIEELLCINNGQANCIESNNLTYIFNLKEVLQ
- a CDS encoding DUF2079 domain-containing protein, whose translation is MKINILPNSNKPSSKIVLLWIICFSIVIFTLQTWRIFSLNATYDQGLFLQEIWNTLQGRPFESTLASELSSPVKFEGELPELGYRHLAQHFTPLLAIWAPLVGLIGIWSLPFIQVAVIASAGWVLFLLGKEYLPEQLAGWIACSFFTTGTVLGPSLENFHDLCIIPLLVFSLILGISREQKLLYFIPALLLPLVREDVGLMTFSIGIWMVFRKPNWRVWGIGLCIYALTAVLIITNQIMPLFGSELSTRFIQERFGQYLNGETGGTIDVLISMAKQPGLLLKELISPIGSTVRLFVTLFLPLAFIPLLSIDVWFLIAVPLFVALSSQGGNAMSVHLRFMLYLVPGVFAGSIFWWSKKHHLFQVKRYQSIWKICMVIGIFFTLTGNPHRSLSVIIPDSIDPWVHIPIHKQLIRGVNAQNLFSLIPPDSSVAAETHLIPQLSERRILLRFPENYMYKDLNGKRKEVDYIISQPAYNADYSSAFRHHRIWVLRSNQTLEKLVNSKAYGVYYCDPYSIILRKDLQSLAKDKKCMATQLKKTMRKSLQ
- a CDS encoding DUF2079 domain-containing protein, whose protein sequence is MIETLKPRIRLTTVCTAIFLLFWILSSTRHWLLQSNAYDLGLFDQWIWLISKRLPPYSSMEGVHVLADHGALSLYIAAIPYRIFSSVHWLLASQAAALSFTAIPLWWLSEKAGLSRKLCWLACGLWWLQPVVFNVNLFDFHPEVWAMPALAISFWCSRNEKFWLWLLSLFFLLSCRDGLVLIILGIGIEQILRKRWQWGITAIGISFGWLIILNNLLYPFLTKNNSGPKAIGTLFSYLGNSLEEVVINLLTKPNLLIQNVNWLDGIFYLILISISLAPFWKKQSVFALSSGIPLIIVNFLSSEAPQRTLIHHYSLPIAVITVIGAIDGLAINPRQNIPYTKLFWSTLCWVTLAKPWFFAGHYLNRIQYIGVIREVTTEIPKEAKLITTSYLVPHFSHRVKVDFPREGNDLELINDTDILLLNPIDPGWGSTNNIQSDLIEAVKEKEWNCSHIKEELVLCKKPQA